One region of Azoarcus sp. CIB genomic DNA includes:
- the lysS gene encoding lysine--tRNA ligase — translation MSDQNSNPATAPDENHIIAERREKLAAWRATGRAFPNDFSRENTAGKLDELYGDKEAEALDAKPVEVRVAGRVMLKRVMGKASFITIQDLSGRIQLYVTRDAVGEEVYADFKHWDIGDIIGGVGTVFKTRTGELSVKVSEVRLLTKSLRPLPDKFHGLTDVEQKYRQRHVDLIMNEQTRFTFVARSRMVQSIRNYMVNHGFLEVETPMMHPIPGGAAAKPFTTHHNALDMELFLRIAPELYLKRLVVGGFEKVFEVNRNFRNEGLSPRHNPEFTMMEFYEAYADYRSLMNFTEGLLRQAAREALGTEVFVYQGRELDLSKPFARLTIVEAIRKYHPGYTVEQLNDGEWMRNKLKELKAEPRAGAGLGTLQLMLFEETTEAELWEPTFIIDYPAEVSPLARRNDANPEITERFELFIVGREIANGFSELNDPEDQAARFLDQVKAKEAGDEEAMFFDADYIRALEYGLPPTGGCGIGIDRLVMLLTDSPSIRDVILFPQMRME, via the coding sequence ATGAGCGACCAGAACAGCAACCCCGCCACCGCGCCCGACGAGAACCACATCATCGCCGAGCGGCGTGAAAAACTGGCTGCCTGGCGCGCCACCGGCCGCGCCTTCCCGAACGACTTCTCGCGCGAAAACACCGCCGGCAAGCTCGACGAGCTATACGGCGACAAGGAAGCCGAGGCCCTGGACGCCAAACCCGTCGAAGTGCGGGTCGCCGGCCGCGTGATGCTCAAGCGCGTCATGGGCAAGGCCAGCTTCATCACGATCCAGGACCTGTCCGGCCGCATCCAGCTCTACGTCACGCGCGATGCCGTCGGCGAAGAGGTCTATGCCGACTTCAAGCACTGGGACATCGGCGACATCATCGGTGGGGTCGGTACCGTATTCAAGACGCGCACCGGCGAACTGTCGGTGAAGGTGTCGGAAGTGCGCCTGCTCACCAAGAGCCTGCGCCCCCTGCCCGACAAGTTCCACGGCCTCACCGACGTCGAGCAGAAGTACCGCCAGCGCCACGTCGACCTGATCATGAACGAGCAGACGCGCTTCACCTTCGTCGCGCGCAGCCGCATGGTGCAGTCGATCCGCAACTACATGGTCAATCACGGCTTCCTCGAAGTTGAAACGCCGATGATGCACCCCATCCCCGGTGGCGCGGCGGCCAAGCCCTTCACCACCCACCACAACGCGCTGGACATGGAATTGTTCCTGCGCATCGCGCCCGAGCTCTATCTCAAGCGCCTGGTGGTCGGCGGCTTCGAGAAGGTGTTCGAGGTCAACCGCAACTTCCGCAACGAAGGCCTGAGCCCGCGCCACAACCCCGAATTCACGATGATGGAGTTCTATGAGGCGTATGCGGACTACCGCAGCCTGATGAACTTCACCGAAGGCCTGCTGCGCCAGGCCGCGCGCGAGGCGCTCGGCACCGAGGTGTTCGTGTATCAGGGCCGCGAACTCGATCTCTCCAAGCCCTTCGCGCGCCTGACCATCGTCGAGGCGATCCGCAAGTACCACCCGGGCTACACCGTCGAGCAGCTCAACGACGGCGAATGGATGCGCAACAAGCTCAAGGAGCTCAAGGCCGAGCCGCGTGCCGGTGCCGGCCTCGGCACGCTGCAGCTGATGCTGTTCGAAGAGACCACCGAGGCCGAACTGTGGGAGCCGACCTTCATCATCGACTACCCGGCCGAAGTGTCCCCGCTCGCGCGCCGCAATGACGCGAACCCCGAGATCACCGAACGCTTCGAGCTCTTCATCGTCGGCCGCGAGATCGCCAACGGCTTCTCCGAGCTGAACGACCCCGAAGACCAGGCGGCGCGCTTCCTCGATCAGGTCAAGGCGAAGGAAGCCGGCGACGAGGAGGCGATGTTCTTCGACGCCGACTACATCCGCGCGCTCGAATACGGCCTGCCCCCGACCGGCGGCTGCGGCATCGGCATCGACCGCCTCGTCATGCTGCTCACCGACAGCCCCAGCATCCGCGACGTGATCCTCTTCCCGCAGATGCGGATGGAGTGA
- the minE gene encoding cell division topological specificity factor MinE yields the protein MSFLARLFGEKKKTAEIAKNRLSLLIAHERSGDTAKVDFLPALQRELIEVISKYVAVNPDDIKVHLDKQDNYEVLEVNIVLPEQAR from the coding sequence ATGTCCTTCCTTGCCCGCCTCTTCGGCGAGAAGAAGAAGACTGCGGAAATCGCCAAGAACCGCCTGTCGCTGCTGATCGCGCACGAGCGCAGCGGCGACACGGCCAAGGTCGATTTCCTGCCCGCACTGCAGCGCGAGCTGATCGAGGTGATCTCGAAGTACGTCGCCGTCAATCCGGACGACATCAAGGTCCATCTCGACAAGCAGGACAACTACGAGGTCCTCGAAGTCAACATCGTCCTGCCCGAACAGGCACGCTGA
- the minC gene encoding septum site-determining protein MinC: MSAPNAARSIEFRNATLGATIAVLRETEPARLADALHLMLGGMPDFFNGEAAVLDFSGVSSHPERIDWVGLASLFRRYRLQPVGVRNLPEALATSARQAGLAILDGAELRERQGTAAPAPQARPESAPAAQPAPPPAAAPAPGGNTLYIDRPLRSGQQVYARGGDLVLLAGVSNGSEVIADGSIHCYGPLRGRALAGAHGNTEARIVTTNFGPELVSIAGIYRTFEQGIPASVAGRPALVRLTAGGAEQKLDIESLQLG, from the coding sequence ATGTCCGCACCCAACGCCGCCCGTTCGATCGAGTTCCGCAACGCGACGCTCGGTGCCACCATCGCGGTCCTGCGCGAAACCGAACCGGCACGGCTTGCCGACGCCCTGCACCTGATGCTCGGCGGCATGCCCGACTTCTTCAACGGCGAAGCGGCCGTGCTGGATTTCTCCGGCGTGAGCTCGCATCCCGAACGCATCGACTGGGTCGGCCTCGCGAGCCTGTTCCGCCGCTACCGGCTGCAACCCGTCGGCGTGCGCAACCTGCCCGAGGCTCTCGCCACGTCGGCGCGTCAGGCAGGCCTGGCGATCCTGGATGGCGCCGAACTGCGTGAGCGCCAGGGCACCGCCGCCCCCGCCCCGCAGGCGCGCCCGGAATCTGCTCCGGCCGCACAGCCCGCACCGCCCCCAGCGGCGGCACCGGCACCCGGCGGGAACACGCTCTACATCGACCGCCCGCTGCGCTCCGGCCAGCAGGTGTATGCCCGCGGCGGCGACCTCGTACTCCTCGCCGGGGTGAGCAACGGCTCCGAAGTCATCGCCGACGGCAGCATCCACTGCTACGGCCCGCTGCGCGGCCGCGCACTGGCCGGCGCCCACGGAAACACCGAGGCCCGCATCGTGACGACCAATTTCGGTCCCGAGCTGGTGTCCATCGCGGGCATCTACCGCACCTTCGAACAGGGCATTCCCGCCTCCGTCGCCGGCCGGCCGGCTCTCGTGCGACTTACGGCCGGCGGCGCCGAACAGAAACTAGACATCGAATCGCTGCAACTCGGCTGA
- a CDS encoding PAS domain-containing protein: MPREIPDPPNAEEVLRASEARLHEAQAVGRMGDWELDRDTGAMSWSPQLFRLFERSSAQGTPDLNEALGYYSLESVEHTRAAFWEAIDTGTRCELEQSVLLPSGAQRFHATTIVPVKNHLGHVCKLYGTTQDITERKLAEQELRRKTFEIEDLYQNAPCGYYSLDADGMIIRVNDTLLRWLGYGREEIVGNMRAFELFSPASRALFGQVFRTFKRTGVLRNMDIELLRKNDSSMPVLLSSTAILDAQGRFVASRTVLSDNSDRKRLELERAAHATRLAELSRHMVDVQENERRKFAAELHDHTSPNLAALQLTLANLARALPAPVLTELEPLLDDAQALLLDTTTGIRDVCTNLRPATLDYAGLIPAVQDYAQQFGLRTGIAVHLDTTHFTMQLPSNVQSLLFRITQEALTNCAKHARAQNVRIHLENCDSRLLMAVADDGIGFDPHQLGESGTAPGLGLITMKERAEFAGGRFALKSDPQRGTEIRVSFDLQAGEFRKQPRGARISANHASAGSA; this comes from the coding sequence ATGCCCCGGGAGATTCCGGACCCGCCCAATGCCGAAGAGGTTCTGCGCGCAAGCGAGGCTCGCCTGCACGAAGCACAGGCCGTCGGACGCATGGGCGATTGGGAGCTGGATCGTGACACCGGCGCGATGAGCTGGTCGCCGCAACTGTTCCGCCTGTTCGAGCGCTCCAGTGCGCAGGGCACGCCCGACCTCAACGAGGCACTGGGCTATTACTCGCTGGAATCGGTGGAGCACACCCGCGCCGCGTTCTGGGAGGCCATCGACACTGGCACGCGGTGCGAACTCGAGCAATCCGTACTCCTGCCTTCGGGCGCCCAGCGCTTCCACGCGACGACAATCGTCCCCGTCAAGAACCACCTCGGCCACGTCTGCAAGCTCTACGGCACGACGCAGGACATCACCGAGCGCAAGCTCGCGGAACAGGAACTGCGGCGCAAGACCTTCGAGATCGAAGACCTCTATCAGAACGCGCCCTGCGGCTACTACTCGCTCGACGCGGACGGAATGATCATCCGCGTCAACGACACCCTGCTGCGCTGGCTGGGCTATGGACGTGAAGAGATCGTGGGGAACATGCGGGCCTTCGAACTGTTCAGCCCGGCGAGCCGGGCGCTGTTCGGGCAGGTGTTCCGCACGTTCAAGAGGACCGGCGTCCTGCGCAACATGGATATCGAGCTGCTGCGCAAGAATGACTCGTCGATGCCGGTGCTGCTCAGTTCGACGGCCATCCTGGACGCGCAAGGCCGTTTCGTCGCGAGCCGGACGGTGCTTTCCGACAACTCCGACCGCAAACGGCTGGAACTCGAGCGTGCCGCCCATGCGACGCGACTCGCCGAGCTCTCGCGCCACATGGTGGACGTGCAGGAGAACGAGCGCCGCAAGTTCGCCGCGGAACTGCACGACCACACCAGCCCGAATCTGGCGGCACTGCAGCTCACGCTCGCGAACCTGGCGCGCGCACTGCCCGCGCCCGTCCTCACCGAACTCGAACCGCTGCTCGACGACGCGCAGGCCCTGCTGCTCGACACCACCACGGGCATCCGCGACGTTTGCACCAACCTTCGGCCGGCGACGCTGGACTACGCAGGCCTGATTCCGGCCGTGCAGGACTACGCGCAGCAGTTCGGCTTGCGCACGGGCATCGCCGTGCACTTAGATACCACCCACTTCACCATGCAACTGCCTTCCAACGTCCAGTCGCTGCTCTTCCGCATCACCCAGGAGGCACTTACGAACTGCGCGAAGCACGCGCGCGCACAAAACGTCCGCATTCATCTCGAGAATTGCGACAGCCGCCTGCTGATGGCGGTCGCCGACGACGGCATCGGCTTCGATCCCCACCAGCTCGGCGAGTCCGGCACGGCGCCGGGACTGGGTCTGATCACGATGAAGGAACGCGCAGAGTTCGCCGGCGGAAGATTCGCGCTGAAATCCGACCCGCAGCGGGGCACCGAGATCCGGGTCAGCTTCGATCTCCAGGCAGGCGAGTTCCGCAAGCAGCCGCGCGGGGCGAGAATTTCTGCCAATCACGCAAGCGCGGGGTCGGCATGA
- a CDS encoding response regulator transcription factor: MNNAKVHIALADDHRMFLHALRALLEKEPGIEVVGVAGTGDELLALVADKPVDIACVDIGMPAMNGIETTRRLLTLRPNIKVIGVSAFSDRQFVLDLLNAGARGYVTKAEAGEELLRAIHTVQLGKTYLCPDVAATVTNALLDNTPRDTSVPRITARERQVLQLIAEGHTSGRIADRLHLAASTVEVHRRNIMRKLDLHSVAELTKYAIRNGLTTISG, translated from the coding sequence ATGAACAACGCAAAAGTGCATATCGCCCTGGCGGACGATCACCGCATGTTCTTGCATGCGCTGCGGGCGCTGCTGGAGAAGGAGCCCGGAATCGAGGTCGTCGGCGTCGCGGGCACCGGCGACGAACTGCTGGCCCTCGTCGCCGACAAGCCGGTCGACATTGCGTGCGTGGACATCGGCATGCCCGCGATGAACGGGATCGAGACGACCAGGCGCCTGCTGACCCTGCGTCCGAACATCAAGGTCATCGGGGTGTCGGCCTTCTCGGATCGGCAGTTCGTGCTCGATCTGCTCAACGCCGGCGCACGCGGTTACGTCACCAAGGCCGAGGCAGGCGAGGAGCTGTTGCGGGCGATCCACACCGTGCAGCTCGGCAAGACCTATCTCTGCCCCGACGTCGCCGCGACGGTCACGAACGCGCTGCTGGACAACACGCCGCGCGACACCTCGGTGCCGCGCATCACCGCGCGCGAACGCCAGGTGCTGCAGCTGATCGCAGAGGGACACACCTCGGGACGTATCGCCGACCGCCTGCATCTCGCGGCGTCGACGGTCGAGGTGCACCGCCGCAACATCATGCGCAAACTCGACCTGCATAGCGTGGCCGAACTCACCAAGTATGCCATTCGCAACGGCCTCACTACGATATCGGGATAG
- the minD gene encoding septum site-determining protein MinD codes for MTRVVVVTSGKGGVGKTTTSAAFSSGLALRGFKTAVIDFDVGLRNLDLIMGCERRVVYDLINVINGDAKLNQALIKDRHCDNLFVLPASQTRDKDALTEEGVEKVIHDLEHMGFDYIVCDSPAGIERGAVLALTFADEAIVTTNPEVSSVRDSDRILGILQSKSRRAAEGKEPVKEHLLVTRYSPKRVDDGEMLSYKDVQELLRVPLIGVIPESESVLQASNQGTPAIHLKGSDVSEAYTDVVARFLGETRELRYVNYEKPGLIKRLFGGK; via the coding sequence GTGACTCGTGTCGTCGTCGTAACTTCGGGCAAGGGTGGCGTGGGCAAGACCACCACCAGCGCCGCCTTTTCCTCCGGCCTGGCCCTGCGGGGCTTCAAGACGGCCGTCATCGACTTCGACGTCGGCCTGCGCAACCTCGACCTGATCATGGGCTGCGAGCGCCGCGTCGTGTATGACCTCATCAACGTCATCAACGGCGACGCCAAGCTCAACCAGGCACTCATCAAGGACAGGCACTGCGACAACCTCTTCGTGCTGCCCGCATCGCAGACGCGCGACAAGGATGCGCTGACCGAGGAAGGCGTCGAGAAGGTCATCCACGACCTCGAGCACATGGGTTTCGACTACATCGTGTGCGACTCCCCCGCCGGCATCGAACGCGGCGCGGTGCTCGCGCTGACCTTCGCCGACGAGGCGATCGTCACGACCAACCCGGAAGTCTCGTCGGTGCGCGACTCCGACCGCATCCTCGGCATCCTGCAGTCCAAATCCCGTCGCGCCGCGGAAGGCAAGGAGCCGGTCAAGGAACACCTGCTCGTCACCCGTTACTCGCCCAAGCGCGTGGACGACGGCGAGATGCTGTCGTACAAGGACGTGCAGGAACTGCTGCGCGTGCCGCTGATCGGCGTGATCCCCGAGTCCGAATCCGTGCTCCAGGCCTCGAACCAGGGCACGCCCGCCATCCACCTGAAGGGCTCCGACGTTTCGGAAGCCTATACCGACGTGGTCGCGCGCTTCCTCGGCGAGACCCGCGAACTGCGCTACGTGAATTACGAAAAGCCGGGTCTCATCAAGCGCCTGTTCGGAGGCAAGTAA
- a CDS encoding type II toxin-antitoxin system RelE/ParE family toxin produces the protein MYLIRQTETFVEWLRNLRDTRAKARIAARLRMAGEGNLGDNKSVSNGVSEMRIDVGPGYRLYYTRRGDVVIVLLVGGDKSSQARDIERARRMAQEV, from the coding sequence ATGTACCTGATCCGCCAGACCGAGACCTTCGTCGAATGGCTGCGCAATCTGCGCGACACGCGCGCCAAGGCACGCATCGCCGCCCGACTGCGCATGGCCGGCGAAGGCAACCTGGGTGACAACAAGAGTGTCAGCAACGGCGTCTCCGAGATGCGGATCGACGTGGGACCAGGCTACCGGCTCTACTACACCCGGCGGGGCGACGTCGTCATCGTGCTCTTGGTCGGTGGCGACAAGTCTTCGCAGGCACGCGACATCGAGCGAGCCCGAAGGATGGCGCAGGAGGTATGA
- a CDS encoding addiction module antidote protein encodes MTERLIDFDAADYLDSDEAIAEYLTAILEQDDGDLTLKALGDIAKARGMAEISRATGLGRESLYKAFRPGAHPRFDTVMKVMKALGVKMTAVPVEHGSQPG; translated from the coding sequence ATGACCGAACGACTGATCGACTTCGACGCGGCCGACTACCTCGACAGTGACGAGGCCATCGCGGAGTACCTGACTGCGATCCTCGAACAGGACGATGGCGATCTGACCCTGAAGGCGCTGGGGGATATCGCCAAGGCGCGCGGCATGGCGGAGATTTCCCGCGCAACCGGCCTCGGGCGCGAAAGTCTCTACAAAGCCTTCCGGCCCGGCGCCCATCCTCGCTTCGACACAGTGATGAAGGTGATGAAGGCTCTTGGCGTGAAGATGACCGCCGTTCCGGTCGAACATGGGTCGCAGCCCGGTTGA
- a CDS encoding methyl-accepting chemotaxis protein yields the protein MSSPESLYESIEKTFWNSLTKKLCSFLLLCVINLVYLGIYRSQQANIRTLLDTGGVSPELLGQAMATLDAGWYLMLGLTGIALIVCVGQILYLRHLIVRPVRLITDIFNEIARGEGDFSRNLPLVTHDELRDLAVGYNHFADKMRQIIGDVRTMSVNIARDSVIVRSCVEESARDARRQGQLTEVVFSASTESTSAIDSVSASTQQISASTTKNLEIARNSLGEMHEIASKINDVSEKVLHFNATVDDLSVRSESVKKIASLIREIADQTNLLALNAAIEAARAGEAGRGFAVVADEVRKLAERVNTAAVEITGNIDGMIGRVVTTRAENEVINTDVLQAREVVTRSATHFRHMVGEFEVTGEQLLQIATAMEELSATNAQVHENVTAIHDLSGTVATHMEESEDCAVKLARATESVQELVSRFKTGAGEFDHAVDQVRSFRDRIQVQMEEMRDGSVDVFDRRYQPIPDTFPPKFKVSWGEEYGRRCQKLLEDCLGSIPGCVYAVAVNTDGYLSAHNLKYSKPLTGSRDTDLAGNRTCRKFDSPAEIRGARNTEPLLLQTFRRDTGEILCDLAMPVMVGGRHWGNVRVGLTAEALIAGR from the coding sequence ATGAGCTCGCCCGAGAGTCTCTACGAGTCCATAGAGAAAACCTTCTGGAACTCGCTCACGAAGAAGCTGTGCAGTTTCCTGCTGCTGTGCGTGATCAATCTTGTTTACCTGGGGATTTACCGCAGCCAGCAGGCGAATATCCGGACGCTTCTCGATACCGGAGGGGTTTCGCCCGAATTGCTCGGGCAGGCGATGGCAACCCTCGATGCAGGCTGGTACCTGATGCTCGGGCTGACCGGCATCGCGCTGATCGTCTGCGTCGGACAGATCCTCTATCTGCGCCACCTGATCGTGCGGCCGGTACGCCTTATTACGGATATCTTCAACGAAATCGCGCGCGGCGAGGGCGATTTCTCGCGCAACCTGCCGCTCGTCACGCACGACGAACTGCGCGACCTTGCGGTCGGGTACAACCATTTCGCCGACAAGATGCGGCAGATCATCGGTGACGTGCGCACGATGAGCGTGAACATAGCGCGCGATTCGGTGATCGTGCGGTCGTGCGTCGAAGAGTCGGCGCGGGACGCCCGCCGGCAGGGGCAGCTGACCGAAGTCGTTTTCAGCGCGAGTACCGAGTCGACCTCCGCAATCGACAGCGTGTCGGCGAGCACCCAGCAGATTTCGGCATCGACGACCAAAAATCTCGAGATCGCGCGCAACTCGCTCGGTGAAATGCACGAAATCGCCAGCAAGATCAACGATGTGAGCGAGAAGGTGCTCCACTTCAACGCGACCGTCGACGATCTTTCGGTGCGCTCGGAAAGCGTCAAGAAAATCGCCTCGCTGATTCGCGAGATCGCCGATCAGACCAATCTGCTGGCCCTCAATGCCGCGATCGAGGCGGCGCGCGCGGGGGAAGCCGGGCGGGGCTTCGCCGTCGTTGCCGACGAGGTGCGCAAGCTTGCGGAGCGGGTCAACACGGCCGCGGTGGAGATTACCGGGAACATCGACGGCATGATCGGCCGGGTGGTGACCACGCGTGCCGAAAACGAGGTCATCAATACCGATGTGTTGCAGGCGCGCGAGGTGGTGACACGCTCGGCAACGCATTTCCGGCACATGGTCGGCGAGTTCGAGGTGACCGGCGAGCAGCTGCTGCAGATCGCGACCGCGATGGAAGAGTTGTCGGCGACGAACGCCCAGGTGCATGAGAACGTCACGGCGATCCACGACCTTTCCGGCACGGTGGCGACGCACATGGAAGAATCGGAGGACTGCGCGGTGAAGCTCGCGCGCGCGACCGAGTCGGTGCAGGAGCTGGTGTCGCGCTTCAAGACCGGCGCCGGCGAGTTCGATCACGCGGTCGATCAGGTGCGCAGCTTCCGCGACCGTATCCAGGTCCAGATGGAAGAGATGCGGGACGGCAGTGTGGATGTGTTCGACCGGCGCTACCAGCCGATCCCGGACACTTTTCCGCCGAAGTTCAAGGTGTCGTGGGGCGAGGAGTATGGCCGTCGCTGCCAGAAGTTGCTGGAGGATTGTCTGGGCTCGATTCCCGGTTGCGTCTATGCGGTGGCGGTGAACACCGATGGTTACCTCTCCGCGCACAACCTCAAGTATTCGAAGCCGTTGACGGGCAGCCGGGACACCGATCTCGCGGGCAACCGTACCTGCCGCAAGTTCGACAGCCCCGCCGAGATCCGTGGGGCGCGCAATACGGAGCCGTTGCTGCTGCAGACGTTCCGCCGCGATACGGGCGAAATCCTGTGCGATCTGGCGATGCCGGTGATGGTCGGCGGGCGCCACTGGGGCAACGTGCGCGTCGGCCTGACGGCCGAGGCGCTGATCGCGGGACGATAA
- the mnmC gene encoding bifunctional tRNA (5-methylaminomethyl-2-thiouridine)(34)-methyltransferase MnmD/FAD-dependent 5-carboxymethylaminomethyl-2-thiouridine(34) oxidoreductase MnmC, translating into MPIDPARLNFTEDGTPCSIAFGDVYHSRGGGLEQARHVFIGGNGLPERWRGRERFTIAETGFGLGLNFLATWAAWREDERRCDRLHFVSVERHPFRAEDLAALHAHWPELAPLATELQAHWPVLTPGIHRLHLDGGRVILTLLFGDALELIPELQCCADAFYLDGFPPATNPELWSAELLRELSRLAAPGATLATWSVTGEVRRTLGELGFRCERDNGIGGKRAMLRAQFGNASHAAAADSSRHALVIGAGLAGSSIANRLAERGWTVDVVDAAAEPAQGASGNLSGVLRPLPSLDDNRLARITRAGALYGLRHLQRLSALGLPVRWDACGVLHLARDPMHEEKQRRVVEAQRAPEDYLRFVERDEASRIAGWPLPLGGWWFSGGGWVNPPSLCRANLAAFPEAIRCHFGRGVAALESGSGGWRALDANGDVIAAAPVAILANGVGIRQFPQAAALPVRSARGQVSHLPAQADSAPRVVVCRLGYVSPAIDGVRCAGATFSVDDEDPSLRVTDHRENLAKLDFILPGFAAGFDPTRLDGRVGFRPASPDRLPMVGAVPSVRQADRASPLASIPRHPGLYAVEGFGARGLVWAALAAELLASELAGDPLPLERSLVEALDPARYLIRPPRRAMSDE; encoded by the coding sequence ATGCCCATCGACCCTGCCCGCCTGAACTTCACCGAGGACGGCACGCCCTGCTCAATCGCCTTCGGCGACGTGTATCACTCGCGTGGCGGCGGGCTCGAACAGGCGCGGCATGTGTTCATCGGCGGCAACGGCCTGCCGGAACGCTGGCGGGGGCGCGAGCGCTTCACGATCGCCGAGACCGGCTTCGGCCTCGGGCTCAACTTCCTTGCGACCTGGGCGGCGTGGCGTGAGGACGAGCGGCGCTGCGACCGTCTGCACTTCGTGTCGGTCGAGCGCCATCCCTTCCGCGCCGAGGATCTCGCCGCACTGCATGCCCACTGGCCCGAACTCGCGCCGCTCGCGACGGAGCTGCAGGCACACTGGCCGGTGCTCACGCCGGGTATCCATCGCCTGCATCTCGACGGCGGCCGCGTCATCCTGACGCTGCTGTTCGGAGATGCGCTGGAACTGATTCCCGAACTGCAATGCTGCGCCGACGCCTTCTACCTCGATGGCTTCCCGCCTGCGACGAACCCGGAACTGTGGTCGGCCGAACTGCTCCGCGAGCTGTCGCGCCTGGCCGCACCGGGCGCGACCCTCGCGACCTGGTCGGTGACGGGCGAGGTGCGGCGCACCCTGGGCGAACTCGGCTTCCGCTGCGAGAGGGATAACGGCATCGGCGGCAAGCGCGCGATGCTGCGCGCACAGTTCGGCAACGCCAGCCACGCCGCCGCAGCCGACTCGTCCCGCCATGCGCTCGTGATCGGGGCCGGGCTCGCCGGTAGCAGCATCGCAAACCGCCTCGCCGAGCGCGGCTGGACGGTCGATGTCGTGGACGCGGCCGCGGAGCCCGCACAAGGCGCATCGGGCAACCTCAGCGGCGTGCTGCGCCCGCTACCCAGCCTCGATGACAACCGCCTCGCCCGCATCACCCGCGCCGGCGCCCTGTATGGCCTGCGCCATCTGCAACGCCTGAGCGCCCTCGGCCTGCCCGTGCGCTGGGACGCGTGCGGGGTGCTGCATCTGGCGCGCGACCCGATGCACGAGGAAAAGCAGCGGCGCGTCGTCGAGGCACAACGGGCACCGGAGGACTACCTGAGATTCGTCGAGCGCGACGAAGCGTCGCGCATCGCCGGCTGGCCGCTGCCGCTGGGCGGATGGTGGTTTTCCGGCGGCGGCTGGGTCAATCCGCCCAGCCTGTGCAGGGCGAACCTGGCCGCTTTTCCGGAAGCGATCCGGTGCCACTTCGGCCGCGGGGTCGCCGCGCTGGAATCGGGATCCGGGGGCTGGCGCGCCCTCGACGCGAACGGCGACGTGATCGCCGCGGCGCCCGTGGCAATACTCGCGAATGGCGTCGGCATCCGGCAGTTCCCGCAGGCCGCCGCCCTGCCCGTGCGCAGCGCACGCGGCCAGGTGAGCCATCTCCCCGCGCAGGCGGACAGTGCGCCGCGCGTGGTCGTGTGCCGCCTCGGCTACGTCAGCCCGGCCATCGACGGTGTGCGCTGCGCAGGCGCGACCTTTTCGGTGGACGACGAGGATCCGTCGCTGCGCGTGACCGATCACCGCGAGAATCTCGCCAAGCTCGACTTCATCCTGCCGGGCTTCGCCGCCGGTTTCGATCCGACGCGGCTCGACGGACGGGTGGGCTTCCGCCCCGCGTCGCCGGACCGGTTGCCGATGGTCGGCGCCGTTCCGTCGGTACGCCAAGCCGATCGTGCGAGCCCGCTCGCGTCCATTCCGCGCCACCCCGGCCTCTACGCGGTCGAAGGCTTCGGTGCGCGCGGACTCGTCTGGGCAGCGCTTGCCGCCGAACTGCTCGCGAGCGAACTGGCGGGCGATCCCCTGCCGCTTGAGCGTTCGCTGGTCGAGGCACTCGATCCGGCACGCTACCTGATCCGCCCACCTCGCCGCGCGATGTCGGACGAATAA
- a CDS encoding phasin family protein — MNNYVSNQKLAKAASGNIEAFQSLADTILNATERLLALNIDAARNACAYASVTAAPLVEGDLREQFSSRLATQNKSMEQAADYFRNVSELFIQTQGEIAAFGTRQFDEAAHGLGEFVEHFAHTAPAGTSDFVNAVKTAMSNASAAYESFVKTTRDVTETNLAAASNALQPILTAQASNTKGRKAA, encoded by the coding sequence GTGAACAACTATGTATCCAACCAGAAACTGGCGAAAGCCGCGAGCGGCAACATCGAAGCCTTCCAGTCCCTCGCCGACACCATCCTGAACGCGACGGAACGCCTGCTGGCGCTCAACATCGACGCCGCACGCAATGCCTGCGCATACGCGTCCGTGACGGCCGCTCCGCTGGTCGAGGGCGATCTGCGCGAGCAGTTCTCGTCCCGCCTCGCTACCCAGAACAAGTCGATGGAACAGGCGGCCGACTACTTCCGCAACGTGAGCGAGCTGTTCATCCAGACCCAGGGCGAGATCGCTGCCTTCGGCACCCGCCAGTTCGATGAAGCCGCGCACGGCCTGGGCGAGTTCGTGGAGCACTTCGCGCACACCGCGCCCGCCGGTACCAGCGATTTCGTCAATGCGGTCAAGACCGCGATGAGCAACGCCAGCGCCGCCTACGAGAGCTTCGTGAAGACCACCCGCGACGTGACCGAGACCAATCTGGCCGCCGCCAGCAACGCGCTGCAGCCCATCCTGACGGCGCAGGCGAGCAACACGAAGGGCCGCAAGGCTGCATGA